One Synergistaceae bacterium DNA window includes the following coding sequences:
- a CDS encoding thiamine phosphate synthase yields DAVVIGPEGIRKTLGSITIPSVAIGGITLANIRFLAGCGCSGISLSAEIMKANDPEKKAGELYKEVVRVLEHGRRDSNGSNR; encoded by the coding sequence ATGACGCGGTCGTCATAGGTCCTGAAGGCATCAGAAAAACTCTCGGTTCGATAACGATCCCGTCCGTTGCCATAGGCGGCATAACGCTCGCAAATATACGCTTTCTTGCAGGGTGCGGCTGCTCCGGCATTTCTCTATCGGCGGAGATCATGAAGGCGAACGATCCCGAGAAAAAAGCCGGCGAACTGTACAAAGAGGTCGTACGTGTCCTAGAACACGGAAGGAGGG